TGCGCAGGGACACGCGTACGAAGCAGAGGCTGTGGAGGTGGCGGAGCAATCCGCTGCGGCGCCCCGACGACATCGTCGAGGCCTGGATCGTACTGATCGTGTGGACGGCCGTCGCGCTGGGCGGCACGCTCGCCGGCCTGGTCGCCGGGCAGTCCGTCGCCGAGTCCCTCGCGCGGCAGCGGGACGGGCGCCACTCCGTCCCGGCGGTGCTCCTCGAAGACACTCCGGCAGTCGTGGTGACGGAGGCGGGATCCGACCGCCCGCAGGTCCTCGCGAAGGTGCGCTGGACCGCCGCGGACGACTCCGCGCAGACCGGCGAAGCCAAGGTGGACACCGGCCGCGAGGGCGGTTCGGGGGTGACGATCTGGCTGGACGGCCAGGGGCGACCCACCACGGAGCCGACGACTCCCGGCCAGGCCACCGTGTACGCCGGCTACGCGGGTACGGCAGTCGCACTCGGGGTCGGCGGCCTCACGTACGCGGCCGGGCGGGTCGTACGCGGCCGGCTGGACCGGCGGCGCATCGACCAGTGGGGCCGGGAGTGGGACGAGGTCGGCCCCCAGTGGATCCGCAAGACCACCTGAGCCTGGACCGGTCGGCCACGGCAACGGGCTGACCGGCTCAGGCGGGCACGACTCCGGAGGCGGAGGCCGGCCGAGGAGCATCACGGCGAGTTCCGCCGTGGCAAGCCCACCCACGCGCCATGGCACCCACCCCGGCGCCCGTTCTCCGATTCCGGTGACCGCCCCGGCAACCGGCCCAAAGCCGACGGGAGCGCCGACAAGGGCAGCGAGGTCGCTGCTGGAGGGGTCCGCACCGATCAGGGGTGCTGTGACGCCCCACAGTCCATCGGCCCGGGTCGGATCCGGACAACAGGCAGCAACGGCGGGCCGGGCAGCCGCAGTTCGACCGAGTGCCTGCCGGGAACCCGCACCTGCTGTTCGGCCGGGTGCCGGCCGGGAACCCGTACCTGCTGTTCGCCCGCGCGGCCGTCGGCATCGTGCGAACCCGGGTGCGGCCGGTGAGCCAACCGCACCCGGCCACGGCCGAGAGGCGGACTCCAGCCCGTTCGCGTTCTCGCCGGCACCCGCGACGGGCAAGCCCTTCCCGGTGTGCGGCACGGGCGTTGGCCTCCGGTGGTCGTGGCGCGTGCGGGAAGCGACGTCGTGGGCGGCGGTGGCGTTCGGCGCGGCCCGGCCCGGTCCCTGCCGTTCACGTCGCCGCGGCGGCGTCGCCATCCGCCCGGGGGGCACGTCGGCTCAGAGCAGTGTCTGCCAGTAGGACCAGAACCGGGTCCCGATCAGCATCACGATGGCCAGGTACCAGGTGACCGGTACGGCCCAGTGGAACTCCAGCGCCCCCGCGACCACTCCCCGCGGGGCACGGACGACACCGTGGCGGAGGTTGTGGACGGTCGTGTACCAGAACATGGCGATGGTGGCCGCCCAGGCCAGGCAGCACCACAGGCACAGCGCCCCGATCTCGTACAGCGCCTGCGTCATCAGCCACATGCAGAAGACCGCGCCGAACAGTGTGCCCAGGTTCAGTCCGAGCCAGAACCAGCGGCGGAAGCGTGCCCCTGCCAACAGCGCGAACCCGACGAAGGCGACCACCGGATACGCCGCCAGGCCCAGCAGGGGGTTGGGGAAGCCGAAGGCGGACGCCTGGTCGCTGCTCATCACGTTCGAGCAGGACAGCACCGGGCTGATGTTGCAGGAGGGCGAGAAGGCCGGGTCCTTGAGGAGCTGGAACTTGTCGATGGTGATCACGAAGGAGGCGAGGATGCCCAGCGCTCCCGACACGATCAGCAGCCAGGCGAAGGCGACCGAAGCCCCGGTCGCTCCCTTCGGTGTGATCACCCGCTCCCGTCCGTCTTGGTGAGAGGTGGTGGTGAGGTGGTGCACGGTCCTTGTGCTGCCGTCGGTCATCCGAGGGTGCCCGCCCCACTGGTGCTCGGAGTGGACTCCGCGTCCGCGGTGATCGGGCAGTCGCTGTCGCAGGCGCCGTCGCCGTGCGGTCGGCGGTGGCGGTCCGGGCGCTGTCCGCCCGACGTGCCCGTACGGACGGCACCGGGTGGCCACACCACCTCCACGGGGATCCCGCGGGCCCGGGCGTACGCCACGAGATGGGCGGTGGCGTCACGGCCGTCGGACGGCGAACCGTCCCAGACGGCCACCAGGCGTTCGCACCCCTCGACCAGTTGCTCGTCCGCGCCTACGCACTCGTCCCGGCGACCGGGGTCGTACGCCAGCAGGCGCACCTGCCGGGCCAGCCACAGCAACTCGCCGACCGCCGACCGGTCTCGTCCCGGCAGCAGCACGGGCACCATCGCCTGCGTGGGAATCACCACGACCAGCTCCCGGCCCGTCGCGCGCATCGCCCGGCCGAACGCCAGCGACGCCCCGGCACCCGCGCGCACCAGTCCCGGCACACCCTCGGCCAGCCGGTCCAGCACCCCTCGCAGCGCGCGCTCCACCGGCTCCAGCGCGTCCGGCGCCAAATCGGCGTGACCCACCGCAGTGATCATCCACCCGCTCCTTCCAGCCGTACGGCGCCTTCGGCGCCTTCGGTTCGTCAGTGAAGCCAGGACACCCACCGGCCGACCAGGGCCGAACGGCCCTGCCGGACCGGCGGACGGCACGGGTCCGTTCGGCCCTCGCCGTGTCGTCGACGGCCGCGAGGTGCGAGGTCGCGGGGAAAGGGAGAGTCGGCCCTCCGGGACGGGCCGTTCGGCCCCTCCGGAGTCCGGTCGCGACGGTGCACCGTGGGAGGCATGCCGACACGCACGCGGGTCGCCGTCATAGGCGTCGGGAACGACTTCCGGCGCGACGACGGCGTGGGCTGGGCCGTGCTCGCCCGGCTGCGGGAACGGGCCGGGGGCCGACCGCTGCCGCCGGACACCGTCCTGGCCACCTGCGACGGCGACCCCGGGCGGCTGATCGGGCTGTGGCAGGGCGCCCGGCTCGCCGTGGTCGTGGACGCGGCCCATGCCCACCCGGGCACCCCCGGCCGCGTCCACCGCCTCGCGCTCGACGCCGGACTCCTCGAACAGCCGTCGGCCACCAGCTCGCACGGGCTCGGACTCGGCGAGGCCGTAGAGCTCGCACGGGTGCTGGATCTGATGCCGGACCGTCTGGTCGTCTACGCCGTGGAGGGCGCCGAGAGCGACCTCGGCACCGGTCTCTCCCCCGCCGTCGCCGCCGCCGTGGATCCCCTCGCGGAGGCCGTCGAGGACGAGATCACGCGGAACAGCGGCATGACAGCCAGGAGGCCGACATGAACGTGCGCCGCTTCCGGGTGGAGGGCGTCGTCCAGGGCGTCGGGTTCCGCCCGTTCGTGTACCGCACGGCGGCCGAACTCGGCCTGGCCGGCTGGGTGGCCAACGTCAACGGCCATGTGGAGGGCGAGATCGCCGGACCGCCCCGCGCGATCGCGGAGTTCGCGTCCCGGCTGCGCACCGGCGCACCGGTGCTCGCCCGGGTGCGCCGCGTCCAACTCACCGGCAGCCCGCGGCAGTCGGCGTACGACGAGGGTTTCCAGGTACGCGGCAGCGCACCCGGTCACGCGGACCCGGCACCGCGCGAGATCCCGCCCGACGCGGCGATCTGCGACGCCTGTCTGCGTGAACTGCGCGATCCGCGCGACCGGCGACACCGCTACCCGTTCATCAACTGCACGGACTGCGGGCCGCGTGCCACGATCATCGAGGACCTGCCGTACGACCGGATCCGCACGACCATGCGCCGCTTCCCGCTGTGCGCGCGGTGCGCGGCCGAGTACGCCGACCCCCGCGACCGGCGCTTCCACGCCGAACCCGTCGCCTGCCCCGTCTGTGGGCCGCAGCCCGCCTGGGAGGGTCTGCGCGGCGAGGACGCGCTGCGGGCGGCGGTCAAGACCGTCGCCGGGGGCGGGATCGTCGCGCTGAAGGGCCTCGGCGGCTACCAGCTGGTGTGCGACGCGGGTGATCCGCGGGCCGTGGCGGAGCTGCGCCGCCGCAAGCAGCGCCCGGCGAAACCGTTCGCCGTCATGGTGCGCGACATCGCGGCGGCGGCCCGGCTGGCGCGGATCGGCGCCACGGAACGCCAGGCCCTGACGTCTCCGGAGCGCCCCGTGGTGCTCCTCGCCCGCCGCCGGTGGCGCGGAGCGGTGGCTCCGCTCGCCCCCGGGGTGCACCCCGGCCTGTCCCGGGTCGGCCTGCTGCTGCCCACCACCGGCCTGCACCACATCCTCCTCGACGACCTGGCCCGGCCGCTCGTGGTCACCAGCGGCAACCTCAGTGACGAGCCGATCGCCATCGACGACGCGGAGGCCGCGCGCACCCTGGCCTCGGTCGCGGACGGCTTCCTCACGCACGACCGGCCGATCCGGTCCCGGTACGACGACTCGGTGGTGCAGTTCACCGGGCGCACCCGGATCACGGTCCGCCGCGCCCGCGGACTGGCCCCGGCCCCGATGGCGCTTCCCGTGCGCGAGCCGGTCGCCGGGGCCGGCGCCCAGCTGAAGCACACGTTCGCCCTCGCCGCCCACGGGCGGGCCCACCTCGGGCCGCACACCGGGGACCTGGCCGACCTGCCGACGTACGACGCGTTCCTGTCGTCGTACGAACACCTCAAGCAGCTCACCGGCATAGAACCGGTGGCCCTGGCCCATGATCTGCACCCCGGCTATCTGTCCACGCGGTGGGCCGAGGCACAGCCGCTGCGCCGGATCCCGGTGCAGCACCACCACGCGCATGTGGCCGCCTGCGCCGCCGAGCACGGGGTGCGGGGCCCGTTCACCGGCGTCGCCTACGACGGGCTGGGGCTGGGTGACGACGGCACCCTGTGGGGCGGCGAGATCCTCGTCGCCGATCTGGTCGGCTACCGCCGCGTGGGCAGGTTCGCGACCGCGCCGCTGCCCGGCGGCGACGCGGCGGTGCGCCACCCGTCCCGCACCGCCCTCGGCCAGCTGCTGGGTAGCGAGACACTCGGTTCGCCGCGCCCGTATCCGTGGCTCGCCCGGTCCTTCACGGACCGGCTCGATCCGGCCGAGGTCTCCACCGTGCGCGCCATGATCGCCCGGGACGTCAACTGTCCACGGGCGTCCAGCGCGGGGCGGCTCTTCGACACGGTCGCCGCGCTGCTCGGCCTCGCCGCCGAGGTCGGTTACGAGGGCGAGGCGGCCGTCCTGCTCGAAACGGCGGCGGGCGACGCGCACGCCGTACCGCTCGCCCACCGCGTCGTGCGGGTGCGGGACCTGTGGGTGTACGACCCCTCGCCGACGCTGGTCGACCTGCTGGAGCGGCAGCTGAGCGGTGAGCCGACGGCCCGGCTGGCCGCGGCCTTCCACCTGACGCTCTCGATCGTCACCGCGGATCTCGTCGCCCGGGCCGTGGCCGAGGGCGCACCCCGCACCGTGTGCCTGGGCGGCGGCTGCTTCGTCAACCGCAGGCTGCTCACCGAGGTGAAGCGCCGGCTGCACGCCCAGGGGCTCCGGGTACTGGTGGGCGGTCAGGTCCCGGTCGGGGACGGCGGCATCAGCTACGGCCAGGCGGCGGTCGCGGCCGCGCACCTGGCCAGGGAGAGGTGAACGCACATGTGCCTGGGCATCCCGGGACGGGTCGTCGAGATCCACGACGACGCCGGACTGCGCATGGCGACCGTCGACTTCGGCGGGGTACGGCGCGAGGTCTGCCTCAGCTGCACACCGGAGGCGGACATCGGGTCGTACGTGATCGTGCACGTCGGCTTCGCGATCACGCGGGTCGACGAGGCGGAGGCACACCGCACGCTCGACGTGCTGCGGGCGATGGCCGGCGCGGTCGAGGGCGAGCTGGGCGAGGCGCTGCGTTAGCGCTCCGCTGGGGGAAGCGGTGAGAAGGGCCGTTTCGAAACTGCGGGCGGTATGTGGCTGGGCGCGCAGTTCCCCGCGCCCCTGCGGGGGGGGCACGCCCCGCCCGGGAAGTCCGGTCGGCCCGTCGGGCAGGGACTGTCGGCCCCTGTCGTGGGCACCGGCCGAGGGCCGAACCTGGTGGAGGAGGGAGCACGGAGTCGCCTCGGACAAGGAGAACCGTCATGACCGCCACCGCAGCCCCGGCCGTGCTCGACCGGGACGGTCTGAACGCGCTGGTCGCGGCTCTGGTGGCGGGGGGACGGACCGTGGTGGGGCCGACCGTCCGCGACGGCGCCGTCGTGCTGGACGAGCTGACCTCGGCGGACGCGCTCCCCTACGGCTGGGGCGTCGAGCTGGACGCCGGACGCTACCGGCTCGTCCCCCGCACGGACGGAGCCGCCTTCGCGCACAGCGCGGGCCCGCAGTCCTGGAAGTCCTACCTGCACCCGGCGCGGGAACGGCTGTGGAGCGCCGACCGGACACCGGAGGGCGACGTCACCTTCGCCGCCCACGAGCCGGACGTACCGTCGTACGCCTTCCTCGGCGTCCGCCCCTGCGATCTGCGGGCCATCGCGGTCCAGGACCGGGTGCTGACCGGCGGACGGTACGAGGACACCGGCTACGGCCGGCGCCGGTCCAGGGTGTTCCTGATCGCCGCCGAGTGCACCGAGCCCGGCGCGACCTGCTTCTGCGTCTCCGCGGGCGGCGGGCCCGCGGCCGACCCCGGGTACGACCTCGCGCTCACCGAGGTGGTGGACGCGGACGGGCACCGGTTCCTCGTGCGCGTCGGCAGCGAGGAGGGCGCCCGCGTGCTGGACCAGGTGCCGCACCGGACGGCGGACACCGTCACGGAGACGGGCGCGCGCGCCGCGGTGGACGCGGCCCGCGACCGT
The DNA window shown above is from Streptomyces sp. NBC_01451 and carries:
- the hypF gene encoding carbamoyltransferase HypF; protein product: MNVRRFRVEGVVQGVGFRPFVYRTAAELGLAGWVANVNGHVEGEIAGPPRAIAEFASRLRTGAPVLARVRRVQLTGSPRQSAYDEGFQVRGSAPGHADPAPREIPPDAAICDACLRELRDPRDRRHRYPFINCTDCGPRATIIEDLPYDRIRTTMRRFPLCARCAAEYADPRDRRFHAEPVACPVCGPQPAWEGLRGEDALRAAVKTVAGGGIVALKGLGGYQLVCDAGDPRAVAELRRRKQRPAKPFAVMVRDIAAAARLARIGATERQALTSPERPVVLLARRRWRGAVAPLAPGVHPGLSRVGLLLPTTGLHHILLDDLARPLVVTSGNLSDEPIAIDDAEAARTLASVADGFLTHDRPIRSRYDDSVVQFTGRTRITVRRARGLAPAPMALPVREPVAGAGAQLKHTFALAAHGRAHLGPHTGDLADLPTYDAFLSSYEHLKQLTGIEPVALAHDLHPGYLSTRWAEAQPLRRIPVQHHHAHVAACAAEHGVRGPFTGVAYDGLGLGDDGTLWGGEILVADLVGYRRVGRFATAPLPGGDAAVRHPSRTALGQLLGSETLGSPRPYPWLARSFTDRLDPAEVSTVRAMIARDVNCPRASSAGRLFDTVAALLGLAAEVGYEGEAAVLLETAAGDAHAVPLAHRVVRVRDLWVYDPSPTLVDLLERQLSGEPTARLAAAFHLTLSIVTADLVARAVAEGAPRTVCLGGGCFVNRRLLTEVKRRLHAQGLRVLVGGQVPVGDGGISYGQAAVAAAHLARER
- a CDS encoding hydrogenase maturation protease — encoded protein: MPTRTRVAVIGVGNDFRRDDGVGWAVLARLRERAGGRPLPPDTVLATCDGDPGRLIGLWQGARLAVVVDAAHAHPGTPGRVHRLALDAGLLEQPSATSSHGLGLGEAVELARVLDLMPDRLVVYAVEGAESDLGTGLSPAVAAAVDPLAEAVEDEITRNSGMTARRPT
- a CDS encoding 4Fe-4S dicluster domain-containing protein, which gives rise to MTATAAPAVLDRDGLNALVAALVAGGRTVVGPTVRDGAVVLDELTSADALPYGWGVELDAGRYRLVPRTDGAAFAHSAGPQSWKSYLHPARERLWSADRTPEGDVTFAAHEPDVPSYAFLGVRPCDLRAIAVQDRVLTGGRYEDTGYGRRRSRVFLIAAECTEPGATCFCVSAGGGPAADPGYDLALTEVVDADGHRFLVRVGSEEGARVLDQVPHRTADTVTETGARAAVDAARDRMGRSLPPVDLRALMGASLDAERWDDVAARCLTCGNCTMVCPTCFCTTTEEVTDLTGDHTERWRRWDSCFDLDFSYLHGGPVRASARSRYRQWLTHKLSTWYDQFGTSGCVGCGRCIAWCPAGIDITEEVTALAAEHATHETEPGR
- a CDS encoding Rv1733c family protein; this encodes MRRDTRTKQRLWRWRSNPLRRPDDIVEAWIVLIVWTAVALGGTLAGLVAGQSVAESLARQRDGRHSVPAVLLEDTPAVVVTEAGSDRPQVLAKVRWTAADDSAQTGEAKVDTGREGGSGVTIWLDGQGRPTTEPTTPGQATVYAGYAGTAVALGVGGLTYAAGRVVRGRLDRRRIDQWGREWDEVGPQWIRKTT
- a CDS encoding vitamin K epoxide reductase family protein, with product MTDGSTRTVHHLTTTSHQDGRERVITPKGATGASVAFAWLLIVSGALGILASFVITIDKFQLLKDPAFSPSCNISPVLSCSNVMSSDQASAFGFPNPLLGLAAYPVVAFVGFALLAGARFRRWFWLGLNLGTLFGAVFCMWLMTQALYEIGALCLWCCLAWAATIAMFWYTTVHNLRHGVVRAPRGVVAGALEFHWAVPVTWYLAIVMLIGTRFWSYWQTLL
- a CDS encoding HypC/HybG/HupF family hydrogenase formation chaperone, with the protein product MCLGIPGRVVEIHDDAGLRMATVDFGGVRREVCLSCTPEADIGSYVIVHVGFAITRVDEAEAHRTLDVLRAMAGAVEGELGEALR